The nucleotide sequence TTCAGGAACGAGCCCCTGGTGATCTTTGGCCACGACGATCCGGACGGGATTACCAGCACCTACATCCTCTATCAATTCTTCAACACCTGCGGCTACCAGAAGCATAACTACTACATTCCCAACCGCAACCTTGCCTCCCACGGGATCCAGCAGGACTTCGTGGATTATGTGCGCAAGGGCGGCTATAAGCTGGTGATCACGGTGGATAACGGCATTGCCAGCCACGCGGGAGTTGAGAAACTAAACCTGATGGGTTGTGAGACCATCATCACCGACCACCATCTGGTGCAGCCGGAGCAGCTTCCGGGGGCCCACAGCATCGTCAATCCGCAGCTGCCCGAGTGCAAATATCCCTATAAATCATTGGCCGGGGTGGGCGTAACCCTGATGTTCATCCGCTATTTGGGCAGGATCCTGGGGCATCCGGTACCGCTTTCCGCGTATTTCTGGACCGCGGTGGGCTCCGTGGCGGACAAGGTGCCGATGACAGGCCTGAACAGGGTCCTGGTCCGGCATGTGATCGAAAATTGGCCTGAACTGGAGGATCCCAGCGTAGATTTTCTCCTTCGCAATTACAACCGCATCGACGGCGACATGGACATCTTCAATTTCATCCAAAACACCGCGCGCCTGATCGCCAACGGCAGAGAGGAGAACGGCCAACACACGGCCATGCGCTTCCTGCTGCAAATGGGCGAGGCCAAAGCCGGCCTGTTCCAAAACATGGAATCCCAGAAAAAAAGATGGGAATCAGAACTGAACAGGGTCTTCAGCTTTTTGGACACCATCTCGTCGGGCTTCGACAGCAATACCTACATCTATTTTGACGACGAAGACGTGATCCCCTATGCGCTGCTGGGAACCGCAGCCACCTATATCCTGGGCAAGCTCAGCATCCCCACGCTAATGCTCAAGACCCACAATGGCGATATCGTCTGCGAAGGCCGTTGCGGCGAGGGATTCAACATGGTGGAGGCCTTTACATTCTGCAAAGAGCATCTGAAGCAATTCGGCGGACACGTCAAGGCGGCTGGTTTCACCCTCGAGCCCGAGAAATACGACGGATTCCTCGAA is from Candidatus Syntrophosphaera sp. and encodes:
- a CDS encoding DHH family phosphoesterase, which codes for FRNEPLVIFGHDDPDGITSTYILYQFFNTCGYQKHNYYIPNRNLASHGIQQDFVDYVRKGGYKLVITVDNGIASHAGVEKLNLMGCETIITDHHLVQPEQLPGAHSIVNPQLPECKYPYKSLAGVGVTLMFIRYLGRILGHPVPLSAYFWTAVGSVADKVPMTGLNRVLVRHVIENWPELEDPSVDFLLRNYNRIDGDMDIFNFIQNTARLIANGREENGQHTAMRFLLQMGEAKAGLFQNMESQKKRWESELNRVFSFLDTISSGFDSNTYIYFDDEDVIPYALLGTAATYILGKLSIPTLMLKTHNGDIVCEGRCGEGFNMVEAFTFCKEHLKQFGGHVKAAGFTLEPEKYDGFLECYNHFLNEKLANAAPEIDADPDAILSLAGLNRENWKHLELLLPFGQQNPEPRLLLQNVTPEELLPLFTIEHNSHPLPPGRQSDVLINWKAPNTLRIIALHGSKMTG